In Lycium ferocissimum isolate CSIRO_LF1 chromosome 11, AGI_CSIRO_Lferr_CH_V1, whole genome shotgun sequence, a single genomic region encodes these proteins:
- the LOC132037942 gene encoding zinc transporter 8-like — protein sequence MANFKKVVCWSILFLLPAVVLGDCTCDSEDQGIKKNEALKYKIAALAAILVSSAIGVCIPVLGKALSPDKNFFFMIKAFAAGVILATGFIHVLPDAFESLTSPCLKEHPWGDFPFSGFVAMVAAMGTLMVDTYATSYFKNKSKESGVVAQSVDEEGANNNVHSHAAHGHAHGSLVVTGDYESELLRYRVIALVLELGIIVHSVIIGIALGASESPKTIRPLVGALTFHQFFEGMGLGGSIAQAKLKSRAIAIMVLFFSLTTPIGIVIGIGITNIYDENSPTALIVEGIFNSASAGILIYMALVDFLAADFMHPRMQGNGKLQLGANISLLLGAGLMALIAKWA from the exons ATGGCAAACTTCAAAAAGGTCGTATGTTGGTCCATTCTATTTCTTCTCCCCGCCGTTGTATTAGGGGATTGTACTTGTGATTCCGAAGACCAAGGGATAAAAAAAAACGAGGCACTCAAGTACAAAATCGCAGCGCTTGCTGCCATTTTGGTTTCGAGTGCAATTGGGGTGTGTATTCCAGTACTTGGAAAAGCCTTAAGCCCGGATAAGAATTTTTTCTTCATGATTAAAGCTTTCGCGGCTGGTGTGATCCTAGCCACGGGTTTTATACACGTACTTCCTGATGCATTTGAAAGTTTAACTTCGCCGTGTTTGAAAGAACACCCATGGGGAGATTTTCCTTTTAGTGGATTTGTGGCAATGGTTGCTGCAATGGGGACTCTGATGGTGGATACTTATGCGACTTCATATTTCAAAAACAAATCCAAGGAAAGTGGAGTTGTGGCTCAGTCTGTAGATGAAGAAGGAGCTAATAATAATGTTCATTCGCATGCTGCACATGGACATGCACATGGTTCATTAGTAGTGACGGGTGATTATGAGTCCGAGCTCCTTCGTTATCGTGTTATCGCTCTG GTTTTGGAACTAGGGATAATTGTACACTCTGTGATTATTGGAATAGCTTTGGGTGCTTCTGAAAGTCCCAAAACAATAAGGCCTCTTGTAGGTGCTTTGACTTTTCATCAATTTTTCGAAGGCATGGGACTTGGTGGATCCATTGCTCAG GCAAAATTGAAGTCTCGTGCAATTGCAATTATggttttatttttctctctcacAACTCCAATCGGAATAGTAATTGGAATAGGAATAACAAATATTTACGATGAAAACAGTCCAACAGCTCTTATTGTGGAAGGAATATTTAATTCAGCTTCAgctggtatcttgatttatatgGCATTGGTTGACTTTTTAGCTGCTGATTTTATGCATCCAAGAATGCAAGGCAATGGAAAGCTTCAATTAGGGGCCAATATTTCACTTCTTCTTGGTGCTGGACTTATGGCTCTCATAGCCAAATGGGCCTAG